From Triticum aestivum cultivar Chinese Spring chromosome 7B, IWGSC CS RefSeq v2.1, whole genome shotgun sequence:
ctttcgaaggatctttgtcacctacatcagttgggaattgctctacttgtgagccgttagattcatcaaacttcacatctaccgtctcttcaaccttccgggtgaaattgttgtaggcacgataagtgtgagagtttgagccataaccgagtaggaaacctttcatgagacttaggagaaaatttcgaacgatgatgcttatcaagaatgtaacactttgagctgaatacttGAAAGTacccaacttggggtttgttaccggtgagaagttcgtatgccgtcttgccgagtagcttgtgaagatatagatgattcgttgcatgacaagctgtctcaaccgcttccgcccaaaagtgttttggcatcttatactcatcaagcatcattctcaccatttcgatgagcgtctggttcttcctctcaacaattccattttgttgaggtgtgtacgtagccaagaactcatgtggaatcccttcttcgtcaagaaaggtgtccacattggcgttcttgaactccattccgttgtcgctgcggaccttcttgatcttcacttcaaattgattttgggccttcctagcgaagtttttgaagatcttttgggcctgcgatttatcatcaagaaagaacacccacgtagatcttgaaaaatcatcaacaatgactagtccaaacgagttaccgccgagactcttgtaggcgttgggactgaaaagatccatacgaagtagctcgagcggtctcctcgtggtcatgatgttcttcacgaggtggcttcctccaaccttttttcctgcttggcaaatgctgcaaagtctatccttatcaaatatgacatctttaacaccaaggatatgatcacctttaataagcttgtcaaggtttcgcatgctcacatgacctaaccgtctatgccacaaccagcctttggaagatttagcaattaagcaagttctaggttgagcctttttagtgaaatcaacaatgtatagatcacctctacgtatgtcggtaaagaccattttatgattatcttttcgaaacacttggcaatctacttcagtaaataggacattaaaaccaaagtcagctagtctagatacagaaagtagattatagccaagagattcaacgagcatggcattttgtatggagctgtcatgtgagatggccaccttaccgaggccaaccaccttaccctttgagttatcaccaaaaatgacatactttcgagggtcgtcattttcagcaagctcacgaaacatatctctgtctccggtcatgtgatcggtacatccactatcaatgacccattcctttcctgcagccatgtagccgcgaaggttatccataagaccaaagtgtctcatagactctttaagatcaaagtcattatcatcatcctcatcatagtatccatgttcaacatcatcttgcaaatgatcattttctagagagagtgattcattagatatatgattttgacaatgttcatctctatgaattctaatagcttcggaaataatattgctaatgattccagcatctcctttggcacgcataagattggtaacttcaaataaacaatctccaaacttgggatcattgggattcatcttattcaaagcaatagatttatggagaatctcatctatgtttttcaaggaatagtccaGAAATCGTTCCTCAaaaaatttccatatagtataagcacaatcaagagttggcaaatgaccaatcaaatttctaggcaagcctctagtgataagattgatagttctaaggttgcgaatcatgtcaagagactcatcatgggtagaatgcaagggatcaacaaggggttcacaaggagtagtaatgtacttgttcaagtgatattcatgaaaaattccaagcatatcatttttccactcactaaagaactctccatcaagcataagCGTTGTACGTcgaagactccccaacgtagactcatccatcaatggtgattaaaccaaagcaatggagaccaatgttctgataccaactgaaaggatcgagaagaggtgtctagaggaggggtgattagaccctcaacaaataaaGGTGGCAGTTTTTAAgattttcaagttgaggtggtagattaacacaatttcaagcatacacaatatgattcaagcaagcatgcaaagagtatatgagcagcggaaagtaaagcatgcaacttgcaagaaagtaaagggatggaattggagtgtgcaaacgcaattagagacacgaagatttttggcgtggttccgataggtggtgctatcgtacatccacgttgatggagacttcaacccacgaagggtaacggttgcgcgagtccatggagggcttcacccataaagggtccacgaagaagcaaccttgtctatcccaccatggccatcgcccacgaaggacttgcctcactagggtagatcttcacgaagtatgcgatctccttgcccttacaaactccttagttcaactccacaatcttgacggaggctcccaagtgacacctaaccaatctaggagacaccactctccaaaaggtaatagatggtgtgttgatgatgaactcattgctcttgtgcttcaaatgatagtctccccaacactcaactctctctcatagatttggctatggtgaaaagatgatttgagtggaaagcaacttggggaaggctagagatcaagattcttgtggttggaatggaatatcttggtctcgacacatgagtaggtggttctctctcagaaaataaattttggaagtgtaggcatgttctggtcGCTCTCTCCTCGattgaagaatgggtggaggggtatatatagcctccacacaaaatctagccgttacacacagattcccaaactcggtgggatcgaatggtaaaactcggtcagaccgattcgggtcaaaatgtgaacgttagatttttcggtgggaccgacaaggtcaactcggtgggaccgatgtgcaggggttagtgtaaaacctcaactcggtttgaccgattacacaaactcggtgagaccgattttggtaataagcgaaCTAagtattggtcaagcaaactcggtgggaccgactgaacaaactcggtgagaccgaaaatgtTGCAATAGATCACAgagaatttgcaagcccatctcggtgagagtcgtgagaccgagatcccatcggtgagaccgaactgattagagTTTGGCAGTGGCTGTAtcagatgaactcggtggcgccggatagatcaaatcggtagggccgagtttgacttttaggtttaggacatatgtggatgtgagaaagtggctgagggttttggagcatattactaagcactttgaggaagcaagccattaagcaacacctcatccccttttaatagtattggctttcctatggactcaatgtaatcttgaatcactaaaatgaaaatgtagagtcttgagcttttgccaatatttgtccttagcatcttgaaggggtttcacatTCTCTTgccatgtccatgccactccaatgaacttatctgaaatatactaggtagaagtattagtccaacaaaagatatgttgacataaattaccaaaatcacccagggagcatttGTACTTTCACCTCCCCAAAGGTCTTCAGAATTGCAGAAATCGCACGAAGCTCATCCTTGTGTGGGTTCGCAAAAAATGCCTGTATCGCCGGCGTAAAGGGAGATTCTGCATCTGGCCGTCCTTGCACAAATGGGCTTGAGGATAACTAGTGGCTGGTGCAGTAACCTACGAGTACACACCAACGGCTGGTGCATAGATGTTGGAAGTCGGCCACCGCAGCGCTGCGTGCCGGCTGCGGCCGCTGGAAGCCGCCGGACTGTACCTCTCGCCTCTGGAGCTGCATACGACATCGCTCGCCGTTCGATGTCTCCgccgtcgtggaggagcaccggAGTCCATGGCTGCGCAACAACAGATCCGGCAACTTGATTTCTattacaaaaaaaattctacaacaTGAACTGTGTTGAAAAAAAATTCTACGGACATTTCCACAACATGATCCGTGTTGCAAAAATAAGATAAAATAACATAACCTCAGTTGCAAAAAAATTCCACAAACATTTTTGCGACATGATCTCTACTAGAAGAGAATCTGTAACATAACTTCTGTTGCAAAAAAAATCTACAACCGTTTCTACAACATGATCTCTGTGGCAAAAGAAATCTACAACGTAACCTCTATTGCAAAAGTTTCCGCAACACGACCTATGTTGAAAGGTTTCTGCAACATTATCATTGTTGCCGTTGTCGAGCGTGTGAGTTAGCCGCTCGATGTTGCCACATCTGATGGCTGGCGACCCGACCGATCTTTTAGAAAGATCAGCCGACGGACATGTAGCACGCCCCTTTACGTTATGTAGCATGGCAAAAATAAGTGAAAATGTTCCTAAAACTATGGCAATTATTTGCAAAATGGCATGGATTTTTTGGCATGTTTTCAGACCATGGATTTTTTTAAGAGCAtggcattatttatttatttatttattttttacaccaatatgatttaTTATTATGTTGGAACATGGAAAAATTATTGGAATTAGAATGACTTTTTTAACATACCTTTTTAAATTCTTTTTATATACTTTTTACAGTTTTACCGACATGGCATTTTTTCGCCTTTCTCAAAGCACAATTTGCTTTTTTTCCAAAAGAATATAATATCACGAAATTTGCCATGTTTATATGACTAACCTAACATGGCACTTTCTTATTTTGTTAGACCATGGCATTTTTATTAGTTAGAACCATGGTAGTTTTAGTGTAGGtagcatggcatttttattatttggTATatgtcattattattattatttaaatgATGATATTTTTCTTTTTATATACCATGGAAATTTTTATAATTGGAGCATTGTAGTTTTATTACTTTAGAGCACGCCATTTTTCATTATTTGTACACCATAACAATTTTTTATCTGGAACATGGAAATTTTATTAGATTTATCATGTTATTTTCTTTAATATATACTATTTTACATTTTATCGACATGACAATTTTCTGCCTTTCTCAAAGCACGGTTTTAATTTTATGTATGCCTTTTTTTAGTTATTACGCAAATCTGCCACGATCAATCCATGGTCAATTTGAACATTATGGTATTTTTTATTATGTGCATCATGGCATTTTTAGTGGatcatcgcattgtttcatcttgtTTTGATTTTTCTGTTATGGCGAAGAAAATACATATCATGGGAACTTTATTTTTGGATAATGACATTTTTATTGTTGATATCacaggaaaatgggcttttttGGGTCCAATTGTTCGGCTCAGATACGTACATTACTTTTTTAGCGTCTTCTTCCCTCATCATAAGTCCTATTTCTATCGCTCCCGTAGCCGCATTCCAACCAAATTCTCCTTCCTTGCACCAAGGTACCCCATGCCATGAAAAACCGTTTGCGACGAGAACGACATTTCCACAACAACCACAGCTACCACATCAGCTCTGCTCACGACACTACCGATTAATCCCTCCCACTGTTTTTAACGTCCAAGCCTTTTCTCACACGCTTAGCCGTTGCAATTCAATCACTACACCCAATCGCGGGCACAAAATTCTCTCGCTACCAGAAGACCCAAACTTGCAGGAAATGTCATGGTTTGCACCTGCGCTCGCTGCCACTCCACACCCGTGCAGCCGTGCTATAAAACCAACGCCACTCGGTGCACACTAGATCATCACCAATCACCACCAGCTTCTTGCCCAACAGAAGCACAAAGGCATTCACCGAGGAGGAAAGCTGAAGGCGCAGCAATGGCAGCTCTCAGCTCCACGGCCGCAGCCATTGCCATCCTTGCGCTCGCGACCATGGCCGGAGTAGCTCTAGGAGCGACGGCGGGGACAAAGAAGGCGCCGGTGATCTACATTTTCGGCGACTCGATGTCGGACGTCGGCAACAACAACTacctcctcctctccatcgccaAGTGCAACTACCCCTGGTACGGGATTGACTACGAAGGTGGCTACCCCACCGGGAGGTTCACCAATGGCAGGACCATCGGAGACATCATGGGTACGTAAGCTGCTTGTTTCTGCTGCTCCACATCCACATGAATGGCAAAATGTGATGTGTTTTATTCGGGGGTTTGCGTGTCTGCAGCTGCCAAGTTTGgcgtcccaccgccgccgccgttcctctCCCTGTATATGACCGACGATGAGGTTCTCGGCGGCGTCAACTTCGCGTCCGGCGGCGCAGGACTTCTCAATGAGACCGGCATTTACTTCGTAAGCGATCGAGCCATGATGTTTCATCTCCTCGTTAATTGTTGCAGAATATGCTTTCTTTGGCAGCCGGAAGCATGATGATATATGGGGTCAATGCGATCTTGCAGGTCGAGTACCTGTCGTTCGACAACCAGATATCGTACTTTGAGCAGATCAAGAACGCCATGATCGGCAAGATCggcaagaaggccgccgaggaggTGGTCAATGGCGCAATCTTCCAGATCGGACTTGGTACAGTTTAAAAAACATTTGATTTGCTTCAGATGATCAATCAGTTGCCCCGCACGCAATGTACAAGTTGATACGACGAGCATACCCTTTGCTTTGCAGGGAGCAACGACTACGTCAACAACTTCTTGCGGCCGTTCATGGCGGACGGCTTCGTGTACACCCACGACCAGTTCATCGGCCTCCTCATGGAGACCATCAGCCAGCAGCTCACGGTACGTAAGACCGAACGACGCCAGTAAGCTGTAAGAGTACCACGTACCGTTGACGTAATTATTTTGTTTCTGCAGAGGTTGTACCATCTCGGGGCGCGTAATGTGTGGTTCACGGGGCTCGCGCCGCTCGGCTGCATCCCGTCGCAGCGCGTCCTCTCGGACAACGGCGAGTGCCTGGAAGACGTGAACTTGTACGCCCTTCAGTTCAACGCCGCGGCCAAGGACCTGCTGGACCGCCTCAACGCCAAGCTCCCCGGCGCGCGCATGTCCCTCGCCGACTGCTACTCCGTCGTCATGGAGCTCATCGAGCACCCAAAGAAATACGGTAACGATCTGCACATGCCAAGGGATCGACGCACTGTCTGTCTTGCAGCGAGCTAATGGTCATTCGATCCGTGCGTGCAGGTTTCACGACGTCCCACACGTCGTGCTGCGACGTGGACACGTCGGTGGGGGGCCTGTGCCTGCCGACGGCGGACGTCTGCGACGACCGCAGCCAGTTCGTGTTCTGGGACGCGTACCACACCTCCGACGCGGCCAACCAGGTCATTGCCGGCCGCCTCTACGCCGACATGGTGAGCGCCGGCGACGTGCAGGAGGGCAACACCACCGTCTCCGACGCGCCTCGCGTCGTCCGGTCACCACGCCCCGTGCCTCCTTCCCGGCCCGCAGTGCGTGGTGGCGGCAACACCACCTCCGCCCCCCGCGCCGCGCCGGCCGCGCGGCCTGTGCATGGCAACGGCACCACCTCCGCGCCCCGCGCCTCGCCCGCAGCGAGGCCTGTGAATGGCAACGGCACCACCTCTGCGCCTCCCGTCGTCGGATCATCCTcccacgccgcgccgcctcccCAGCCTTGAACAATCCGATCAAGCAGACACATTTTCGTGTCTCGTTCGTCTCCACTATACGTCTATACCAAACATGTACTTTGACACTCGGTGAATTAATCAAAGCAGAGAGCAGATTATGCTACAACACTACTACGTACTCGTACTGGAGTATGATTCCTAGGTCACAACGTTTGCGTCGGCTTTATCGTGAAGGATATCGCGTTCCCGTCTAGGTCTTCTACGAGACGGCGTATCAGCACGCATCTCCGACTCGATTTACAAACGGGTTAACCTGAATACGCCATATATGGAAACAGAGTACCGGCTTCCCTGTAGTTGATACTGAAAATATCTGCGTCTCCCACATCCAAAAATCGACAAGCCCGCCCGCACCGGCGCGATGATGAGCTCGTTCTTCGGGCCGGTGGATGGGGTACTAGGCCTCGTAATGGCGTGGCTTCTGATCTTGTTCCCTATTGTGGGGTTCTTAGCGGTAATTGCAGTATGCCTCTGGAGCCTCTGCGGCGGCGAGCGGGCGGCAGAAGCGAACGCACCCGGACGACGATTGGGCCGATTGGCCGAGGTGATGGCGGCCATTGAACGGGCGGAGCAGATGAGGCCGGCGACGGTGGCGCCAGCGCCGGAGCTGATGGTGGAGCTGGGGTACTTCCCGTACTCGGCGGAGGGCAGGCGGGCGTCGGAGAGGCTGGTGTGCGCGATCTGCCTGGAGGAGCTCCAGCAGGGACAGGCTTGCAGCGAGGTGCCGGTGTGCCGGCACGTGTTCCACCGGGACTGCATCGACGCGTGGATGAAGAGCCAGACCACCTGCCCGTTGTGCAGGCGGAATATCGCGGCCGGGTCAGAACGAGTATCGGCTGCCATTGACATGGTTTAGCTTAGCGCGCAAAGAGGTGTCTAGAGGCGCTGATATGTTCTTTTAGCCGATCTTGCTAAATTTTATTAATCATGAATAGTGTTTACAGGTACATAGATGGGTTCATATGTCATGTCAAGTCATACATGGTTCCACCACTATAGATATACTCAACCCTTCACAAATCATATTAGACAAAAAAGTGATTTAATTAAAATAGAGATTCAGTTATTTCAAAATAGACATTTCAGTCATTTGATTAATTAGAAAACTATTTTTGTTCTTCATAAAACGGAATTCGATTATTTTAAAATTGTGATTCGAACAACTTCAAATGTTTCACTTTCCTGTTTAAAAAAAATGATTTCAAAGATTACAAATAAGTGATGCAATGTTCCACAAAAGTTTGATTTAAAGAATTCCAAAAAAGTTCCAAACTTCAAGTGATTTTAATTATATCAAAAAGTGATaattgcgaaccaacctgtggttggatggttaggaggatagtcCTTGGGTTCAGATTATTTCAAATAGTGTGACGAACAATTTCATTATTTCAAAGCtattatgattttttcaagttctTATCTGGAAAAGGTGGTTTTAATTATTAAAAATAAGCAATGTCAATGTTTCCAAAGAGTttgattaaataaaacaaaactgaTTTACTATTTCATGGAACGTATTGCAATTATTTCAAAACTATGATTTTGTTATTTAAAAATGGCTATTTATGATATTTCATTAAATCAAAAAATATTTCATTATTTAAAAAAGTGATTTCAATTATTCCAACTTCATAATATGATAGAAACAA
This genomic window contains:
- the LOC123162789 gene encoding probable E3 ubiquitin-protein ligase ATL45, with the translated sequence MMSSFFGPVDGVLGLVMAWLLILFPIVGFLAVIAVCLWSLCGGERAAEANAPGRRLGRLAEVMAAIERAEQMRPATVAPAPELMVELGYFPYSAEGRRASERLVCAICLEELQQGQACSEVPVCRHVFHRDCIDAWMKSQTTCPLCRRNIAAGSERVSAAIDMV